AACTCATCGAGACCGGCGATGTTGACGTCATGATCTCTATCCGATCCAATTTCTTCTACACTCGCACCGTGCCCTGTGAGCTGTGGTTCCTGAACCGAGACAAGCCGGAAGAACACCGCGACAAGGTACTGATGATCGATGCGCGGAATATCTACCGCAAAGTAACGCGGAAGATCTATGACTTCAGCCCGGAGCAAGAACAGAACATCCTTGCCATTGTCTGGCTTTACCGGGGTCGTACGGAGAAGTACCTTGATCTTGTAGCGGGCTATTGTTATCGGATGCTTGCCGAGAGCGCAGGGTGTTTTGCGGCGAAGAACAAAAACGGTGAAGGGATAGAGCCACTGCCCACCTTCATTGATTCGCTCGAGGCGCTCAGCGATGCTCTGCAACCGTTCATCGATTCGCTGGCTAGGGATGCCGCTCATGCCGAGGTGCTGAGGGAACTGAACGATGCGTTGCCAGACTTCAAGTCCGATGTCGAGGCTTTCCACAAGGCTGCTACCGAACAACAACTGGCATGGGAGAAGCAGCAGACCAGCAACGGTGAGCTCAAGCAGGCAGTTGACCGTCTCTCATCTCTCGCCGAATCCAGCCGCGATCTGGTCAAGCAAACCGACTTGGTTTTCAAGCTTGCCTCCCGGTTGATCGAGACCTGCGAGAAAGAGTGCGATGCTCGTAACAACGGCGCATGGGCAAACCGTGAAATCACCCGTTCGCGTAAGGCCGCTGACGAAGCTCGACAACTGGCTGTTGAGCAGCTCAAACAAGTACGCTATTTCCACCGCCAGGCTCACTGGCTAACCGAGCGGTTCCCCGAGGCCAAGCTCTGCGACGTAGAGGGCCTGGTCAAGTTGGTAGGCCGAGCGGATATCGAAGCCAATGACTGGAGCCTGACACCAGGACGCTACGTTGGCGTTGCCCCCGAGGAAGAGGACGAGAATTTCGATTTTGAAGAATCCCTGCGCAATATCCACATAGAACTGGAAGACCTCAACGCCGAAGCAGTACAATTGGCGGCGGGGATCAAGAAGAACTTCGAGGAGCTGGGTGTATGAAGCGAACCACCATCCAACTCGGCGACTTCCTCACCCTGAAGAGAGGTTATGACCTACCGGAACACGCTCGGCTCCCAGGAGAGATACCGGTTGTTTCCTCTTCCGGTATTACTGGCACGCACAAGGAAGCGAAGGTAGATGGTCCTGGTGTTGTAACAGGTCGATACGGCACATTGGGTGAGGTGTTCTATATCGAGGAGCCATTTTGGCCGCTCAATACTGCTTTATACGTCCAAGATTTCAAAGGCAATCATCGTCGTTTCGTGTCCTACTTCCTGAAATGGGTTCTCAACGGAACCCAGAGTGACAAGGCGGCAGTCCCGGGTGTCAATCGAAATGACTTACATGCTCGCAAGGTGGGAGTACCGGAAGACATAGGCGAGCAAGCATTGATCTCCTCCATCCTCTCCGCTTACGATGACCTGATCGAGAACAACCGGCGGCGGATTGAGTTGTTGGAGCAATCGGCACGGCTGCTCTACAAGGAGTGGTTTGTCAACCTGCGCTTTCCCGGCCATGAACACACCCAAATCATCGACGGCGTGCCGGAGGGGTGGGAGAAAACTACAATTGGCGAATCTGCCTCATTCATAAGCCGGGGGATCACTCCGAAATATGACGATGACGCACCTGGTATCGTGATAAACCAAAAGTGCATAAGGAACCGAATGGTGAATCTCGATTTTGCCCGTCGGCAATCCAAACAAGTGCCACCCGGGAAGCTTGTTCAATTCGGCGATGTTTTGATCAATTCCACAGGCGCCGGAACCCTTGGACGGGTTGCTCAGCTCTTGTTTGAGATTGATGAATGCACAGTAGACTCCCACGTCACAATCGTTCGCCCCAAAGAGGGCGTTCCTGTCTACTATTTCGGCTTGCATTTAACTGGTTTAGAGTCGTATGTTGCGACATTAGGCCGTGGTGCTACTAATCAGACAGAACTTTCAAAAGACGATATTGCCGCGCTTGAGATAGTTCTCCCTTCATCAAGCTCCGCGCAGATATTTGAATCGATTGTTGCACCATCCTTTCGCCAAATTCGAGTCTTATCGGAACAGATTGAGAGGCTAATCAAAGCCCGCGACCTCCTCCTGCCCAAACTGATGAACGGGGAGGTGGCGGTATGATCGCCGTTGGGGCTGAGTGCTATAGCCATGGAACCTCGCCGACTATCGGAACGGGCCGGTCGTGGAACGCGGAAGAACTAGGCGCGGCGATCAACGGCCAAGTTTCGGCGCTGGTCTTCGATGACCAGGGCAAGGCTGACATTCAAGAACTGTTGGCCGGAGTCGCTGAAACCTCTTTCGAGCAGGAGCAGCTCGCCCAGGCATTGGCCGCTCCCGACGACGTCGAGGACTGGCGGGTTGGCGAGGCCATCGCCGAAGCCTATCTGACCGAGCATCGAGACTGCCTGTTTCCCTGGCCGGATGGCCGGGACGAACGGAAGAGCGGTTCGAGTCTGCCGGGGGCCGATCTGGTGGGTGTTCAACAGGATGAACAGGGCGGCCGCTTTGTTTTCGGAGAGGTCAAGACTTCCGGAGAAGCCAAGTACCCACCCGGTGCCGTTTATGGGCGGACTGGTCTGAAGCAGCAGTTAGAAGACCTGCGGGACAAGGTTGGTATTCGCAACGACCTGTTCAAGTACCTTGGTCATCGCGCCAAGAATACGACCTGGCAGGACCGTTTCAAAGCCGCCAGCCGACGTTATCTCAACAATACGTCGGACGTTCAGCTTTTTGGCGTGCTGGTGCGTGATGTCGAACCGAACGTGGACGACGTGCGCGTGCGGGTTGAGAAACTTGGCAATGGTTGTCCGGTAGGCACGCAGATCGAGCTGCTTGCCCTGTACTTACCAACCGGCGCAATCGGCACCCTGGTGACTCAGACCCTCGCAATACAGGCGGGAGGTGGCGCATGACCATTACCGCTACAGCACTTCAAAATCTTCAGTCTCATTGGGCGCTCAGCGCGATCCCCGAGGCTGATCGTATTCGTGCGTCCGAAGTGGTCAATGAGCGGCTGGTTCGGCAGGCGGTTGGACGTCAGATCACTTTTGCCTTTGCCGAAGATGAAGCCGACGATGGAATGTTAGACCGCGTCGCCCTGGCCTATGAAATGGCCGCGATCGAGGGCTTGGACGCCCTGAGTCGCCCAGATGGCGGCGACAATGGTCTGCGGGGGCAAACTGCGGCCGCCTCGCATCACGCCTTCGATATTCGTCGCCTGGTTCCAATCCCGGAAAACACGGAAGAGCGCATCTTCCATGTGCTGCAACTGGCTGCCTTTGCCTATTGCGGTGACCGGTGGTCGGACCTGCGGCGCTGGTTCACGGAAAACCGATCCGCGATCGCCGTGCCGTCGGCGGTGGATGCGCCGTGGGACAGGCGGCTGCTCTACCGTTTGTTCGAGTGCTGGGTGCGTCTGTTCCGCAAGGATGGTTGGGATGACCTTGACCGCATCCGTGAAATCATTGCCGGACTGCGAGAAGACCAGAGGACGCATGAAAAGGCACGTCTGAGCAATGGATCTGCGGTGGAAGACCGGGCTATCGCACTGCGGTTGATTGCCCTCTACCACTGGGCGAAGGCAACGGAAATCCTTGCTGAATACATGCTGCAAGGACAATCCCGTACCGTCTTCGGCGATCTCGATAAGCATTTTGAATCCGGCATCAAGGCTGCGGCTGCATCGGGCGACGCCCGGCATGAAGTGATTCTGCGCTGGCTTCAAGCCGCTGGCCGGATCATGGTCACGAACTCCCTGTGGTGGGGCACTCGAACCGTCAACTCCCGCGTATCAGCCTTCGTCAAGGCGCTGACCAGACGCGAACACCAGGCGATGTTCGAACTCCTGCCGCCACAACGCGCCGCCCTGCTTGAACAGGGTCTTCTCGATCAGGCCAAAACCGCGATCGTGATCGATATGCCGACCTCCGGCGGCAAGACATTGCTGGCGCAGTTCCGGATTCTTCAGGCGCTCAACCAGTTTGACGCTGACGGCGGCTGGGTCGCCTATGTCGCGCCGACCAGAGCGCTGACCGCTCAGATTACACGACGGCTGCGCCGTGACTTCGAGCCGATTGGACTGCGGGTTGAGCAACTCAGCGGGGCTATTGAGGTCGATGCTTTCGAAGAGGAACTTCTTACCGATCAGGAAAAGCCTTTCGACGTGCTGGTTGCGACACCGGAAAAGCTTTCGCTTGTCATCCGCAACAAGAGTGTGCCGCGCCCGCTTGCGCTTGTGGTGATGGACGAAGCGCACAATCTCGAAACGGTAGCCAGGGGGCTTCGGATCGAATTCCTTCTTGCCACGATCAAACGTGATTGCACTCAAGCTAATTTCCTGCTGTTGATGCCGTATGTCGAGAGCAGCGATACCGTGGCGCGTTGGCTTGCACAAGACGTCAATGCCGGGAAGGCAATCAGTTTCAGCACTACCGCCTGGAAACCGAACGAACGGATTGTCGGCCTCTACCGTGCGGTCGCGGATGATAGTGAACGTGCCGGGTGGCGGCTTGACTACGAAACCCTGACCGTCACAGAAAGAGCCATGAAGTTGCGCGGCACGCATCGTGCGGGCGATTGCAGGCCGATAGCTGTGCCGAAGAGCAAGGTGTTGGCGAGCGGGCAACAAACAGGATTCGGCTTGCAGACGGCTGCCATGGCCTCCGTCATGTCTGCCCGGGGCACCAGTATTGCCGTCGCCAACAACATCAACACTGTTTGGACCATGGCACGCCATGCGGCTGAAAGCATCCAGAAGTTTGATGTCGTCCCCGATGACGTTCGACTTGTTCAGGATTTTCTCAAGACCGAAGTCAGCCAAAGTTTCGAGTTGATAAAGATGCTCGATCAAGGGGTCGGCGTCCACCATGCGGGTTTGTCTGATGAAATCCGTACGCTTATGGAGTGGCTCGCGGAATCCGGCCATCTGCGCGTCCTGTGCGCAACATCGACAATCGCCCAGGGTATCAATTTCCCGGTATCGTCAATCTTCCTGGCCTCCCGCTTTGTCCCGCAGGGGCGGCAGTCGGTCGAAATGTCT
This genomic stretch from Dehalococcoidia bacterium harbors:
- a CDS encoding restriction endonuclease subunit S, coding for MKRTTIQLGDFLTLKRGYDLPEHARLPGEIPVVSSSGITGTHKEAKVDGPGVVTGRYGTLGEVFYIEEPFWPLNTALYVQDFKGNHRRFVSYFLKWVLNGTQSDKAAVPGVNRNDLHARKVGVPEDIGEQALISSILSAYDDLIENNRRRIELLEQSARLLYKEWFVNLRFPGHEHTQIIDGVPEGWEKTTIGESASFISRGITPKYDDDAPGIVINQKCIRNRMVNLDFARRQSKQVPPGKLVQFGDVLINSTGAGTLGRVAQLLFEIDECTVDSHVTIVRPKEGVPVYYFGLHLTGLESYVATLGRGATNQTELSKDDIAALEIVLPSSSSAQIFESIVAPSFRQIRVLSEQIERLIKARDLLLPKLMNGEVAV
- a CDS encoding DEAD/DEAH box helicase; this translates as MTITATALQNLQSHWALSAIPEADRIRASEVVNERLVRQAVGRQITFAFAEDEADDGMLDRVALAYEMAAIEGLDALSRPDGGDNGLRGQTAAASHHAFDIRRLVPIPENTEERIFHVLQLAAFAYCGDRWSDLRRWFTENRSAIAVPSAVDAPWDRRLLYRLFECWVRLFRKDGWDDLDRIREIIAGLREDQRTHEKARLSNGSAVEDRAIALRLIALYHWAKATEILAEYMLQGQSRTVFGDLDKHFESGIKAAAASGDARHEVILRWLQAAGRIMVTNSLWWGTRTVNSRVSAFVKALTRREHQAMFELLPPQRAALLEQGLLDQAKTAIVIDMPTSGGKTLLAQFRILQALNQFDADGGWVAYVAPTRALTAQITRRLRRDFEPIGLRVEQLSGAIEVDAFEEELLTDQEKPFDVLVATPEKLSLVIRNKSVPRPLALVVMDEAHNLETVARGLRIEFLLATIKRDCTQANFLLLMPYVESSDTVARWLAQDVNAGKAISFSTTAWKPNERIVGLYRAVADDSERAGWRLDYETLTVTERAMKLRGTHRAGDCRPIAVPKSKVLASGQQTGFGLQTAAMASVMSARGTSIAVANNINTVWTMARHAAESIQKFDVVPDDVRLVQDFLKTEVSQSFELIKMLDQGVGVHHAGLSDEIRTLMEWLAESGHLRVLCATSTIAQGINFPVSSIFLASRFVPQGRQSVEMSPREFWNLAGRAGRIGHDSVGVVGLAEGKDRDAIIDFVRRNTGALASRLVTLLDDLAAQGQLNNLDAVLWQDQWEDFRCYVAHLWAEKKNLDAVLAASEQLLRQTYGYTTLRNDPTQRDKADALLNATKNYARRLADMPGAAELADLTGFSPEGVQKAMSGMRNLEEQLRPDDWAPESLFGDAGRMADLFGVMLKVPQLKQQLEEIGGDGFDHAHLSNITRDWVNGVRLEDIAKTYFSQDNERSETEAFTDTCKAIYRAIVNNGTWGVSALSRVSGMDFERMTEAERRRINALPAMIYHGVRTEDAVLMRMNSAPRSVAEKIGSLYRDALGGDEGRYSVGKARIFLKGMSAREWNRARPEQAPLSGAGYKRVWEILAGEGS
- a CDS encoding N-6 DNA methylase, whose product is MAQLEHIEAIEKRLWNAADTLRANSNYASNEYFLPVMGLIFLRHAYSRYLAVKGEIEGTLPSRGGKTRALTKEDFSRKSSIFLQPKAQFDTLVALTDSDDRASAIIEAMESIETDYENLRGVLPKSEYQELDNAVLGQLLRTLNPDELKQVSGDVFGRIYEYFLTQFADQKAHDGGEFFTPVSLVSLIANVLEPERGTVLDPACGSGGMFVQSARFVERQHENPTDKLTFRGLEKNAVTIRLAKMNLAVHGLEGDILKAITYYEDPHELVGKADFVMANPPFNVDEIDADKVKKDPRLPFGLPGVNKKGKVSNGNYIWISYFYSYLGKAGRAGFVMSSQASSAGRDEAKVRQKLIETGDVDVMISIRSNFFYTRTVPCELWFLNRDKPEEHRDKVLMIDARNIYRKVTRKIYDFSPEQEQNILAIVWLYRGRTEKYLDLVAGYCYRMLAESAGCFAAKNKNGEGIEPLPTFIDSLEALSDALQPFIDSLARDAAHAEVLRELNDALPDFKSDVEAFHKAATEQQLAWEKQQTSNGELKQAVDRLSSLAESSRDLVKQTDLVFKLASRLIETCEKECDARNNGAWANREITRSRKAADEARQLAVEQLKQVRYFHRQAHWLTERFPEAKLCDVEGLVKLVGRADIEANDWSLTPGRYVGVAPEEEDENFDFEESLRNIHIELEDLNAEAVQLAAGIKKNFEELGV